One segment of Asaia bogorensis NBRC 16594 DNA contains the following:
- the glmS gene encoding glutamine--fructose-6-phosphate transaminase (isomerizing), producing MCGICGVVGHQNATPLVVEALRRLEYRGYDSAGIASLVDGRISRRRAAGKLDNLQAVLDTQPLEGITAIGHTRWATHGLPNEANAHPHATDRVAIVHNGIIENYEELKAEMLAVGRHFTSETDTECVAQLVDFYLDQGLSPREAASKTLGRLQGAYALAMIFAGHEGLMIGARHGAPLAVGFGEGEMFLGSDSLALAPLARKIAYLDDGDWCVLRPDQVEFFDAANQRVQRPVQTIALIAGTVGKDGYRHYMEKELHEHPVVIGQTLQRIIDPVTREINLPAFPFELAELPRAIITACGSAFYAGLVARYWLEAEARLPVDIDVASELRYRNPPLTPRGMALMISQSGETADTLAALRSLREREQHIVSILNVEGSTMGRESDVVLGMVAGPEISVASTKAFTAQLAVLAVLTIAIARARETMSEKRAGDLLAHLLDLPSRASEVFSRASDIQDMAASVAEARDVLYLGRGICFPVALEGALKLKEISYIHAEAYAAGEMKHGPISLIDKDVPIVVIAPSTILFDKTLSNIQEAKARGGRIMAFTDEKGAQRLSGIAEHMVILPEVDPFVAPILYTIPVQMLAYEVALRRGTDVDQPRNLAKSVTVE from the coding sequence ATGTGCGGCATTTGTGGCGTTGTCGGCCATCAGAACGCGACACCCCTTGTTGTCGAGGCGCTGCGTCGCCTTGAATATCGCGGCTACGATTCAGCGGGTATTGCGAGTCTGGTAGACGGGCGTATCTCGCGCCGTCGCGCGGCGGGCAAGCTCGATAATCTGCAGGCGGTCCTGGATACGCAGCCGCTGGAGGGGATAACGGCAATCGGTCATACGCGTTGGGCCACCCACGGGCTGCCCAACGAGGCCAACGCCCATCCGCATGCCACTGATCGTGTGGCGATCGTGCATAACGGCATCATCGAGAATTACGAAGAGCTCAAGGCCGAGATGCTGGCGGTAGGGCGCCACTTCACTTCCGAGACGGACACGGAGTGTGTTGCCCAGCTGGTCGATTTCTATCTCGATCAGGGACTTTCCCCTCGCGAGGCCGCCAGCAAGACATTGGGGCGCCTTCAGGGCGCCTACGCGCTTGCCATGATCTTTGCCGGGCATGAGGGGCTCATGATCGGCGCCCGTCATGGGGCGCCCCTCGCCGTCGGCTTTGGTGAGGGCGAGATGTTTCTCGGTTCGGACAGCCTCGCTCTGGCACCACTCGCCCGCAAAATCGCCTATCTCGATGATGGCGACTGGTGCGTGCTCAGACCCGATCAGGTCGAGTTCTTCGACGCCGCCAACCAGCGCGTGCAGCGTCCCGTACAGACGATTGCCCTTATTGCAGGAACCGTCGGCAAGGATGGCTACCGCCATTATATGGAAAAGGAGCTGCACGAGCATCCGGTCGTGATCGGCCAGACGTTGCAGCGCATCATCGATCCGGTCACGCGCGAGATCAATCTGCCAGCTTTCCCTTTTGAGCTGGCTGAACTGCCGCGCGCCATCATCACCGCCTGTGGCTCGGCCTTCTATGCTGGTCTTGTCGCCCGTTACTGGCTTGAGGCCGAGGCGCGACTTCCGGTCGATATCGATGTGGCCTCCGAACTGCGCTATCGCAATCCGCCCCTGACCCCGCGTGGTATGGCGCTGATGATTTCCCAGTCTGGCGAGACGGCCGATACGCTTGCTGCCCTACGCAGCCTTCGCGAACGCGAGCAGCACATCGTCTCGATCCTCAATGTTGAGGGCAGTACGATGGGCCGTGAGAGCGACGTGGTTCTTGGCATGGTTGCAGGACCCGAAATCTCGGTCGCGAGCACTAAGGCCTTTACCGCGCAGCTCGCGGTGCTTGCCGTACTCACGATTGCCATTGCGCGGGCCCGTGAGACAATGTCGGAAAAGCGTGCGGGCGATTTGCTGGCCCATCTGCTCGACCTCCCTTCGCGTGCGTCAGAAGTGTTTTCCCGGGCGAGTGATATCCAGGACATGGCGGCCTCGGTGGCTGAGGCGCGCGATGTGCTCTATCTCGGGCGTGGGATCTGTTTCCCGGTCGCTCTGGAAGGGGCGCTGAAGCTCAAGGAGATTTCCTACATTCACGCCGAGGCGTATGCCGCGGGCGAGATGAAGCATGGACCGATCTCCCTTATCGACAAGGATGTGCCGATTGTGGTGATTGCGCCCTCGACGATCCTGTTCGACAAGACGCTCTCCAATATCCAGGAGGCCAAGGCCCGCGGTGGTCGTATCATGGCCTTTACGGATGAGAAGGGGGCTCAGCGCCTGAGCGGTATCGCAGAGCATATGGTGATCCTGCCTGAGGTCGATCCTTTCGTGGCACCGATCCTCTACACGATCCCGGTGCAGATGCTGGCCTATGAGGTGGCGTTGCGCCGCGGGACAGACGTGGACCAGCCGCGCAACCTCGCCAAATCCGTGACTGTGGAGTAG
- the thiO gene encoding glycine oxidase ThiO, with translation MTGPGPKVLIKGAGVAGLVTAVTLAERGAQVTLHEAGSRIGSGASWFAGGMLAPWCEAESAPEEVTRDSLSSLSWWSAHVPSVLQQGSLVVAPPRDQVELARFGRRTSHFETIDAERIGQLEPDLAGRFDRALFFAEEGHVDPRIALKGLEARLVELGGHFRFDADPMEETFDWVVDCTGIAARESVAGLRGVRGEMILVRCPEVTLHRPIRMLHPRIPIYIVPRENKVFMAGATMVESDDTREITVRAMSELLNALYTLHPAFAEAEIIEANTGIRPSYADNVPRVHREGNRISLNGMYRHGFLLSPARAAEVAAIVFPTPG, from the coding sequence ATGACTGGACCGGGACCGAAGGTGCTGATCAAGGGGGCAGGGGTTGCTGGTCTGGTCACCGCTGTCACGCTGGCAGAACGCGGGGCGCAGGTCACGCTGCATGAAGCGGGCTCCCGTATCGGTTCGGGCGCGTCCTGGTTCGCGGGCGGCATGCTTGCACCCTGGTGCGAGGCTGAGTCAGCGCCGGAAGAAGTGACCCGTGACTCGCTCAGTTCGCTTTCCTGGTGGTCTGCTCATGTGCCGTCTGTTCTGCAACAGGGCAGCCTCGTTGTAGCCCCCCCTCGCGATCAGGTGGAACTTGCCCGGTTCGGCAGAAGAACCAGCCATTTCGAGACGATAGATGCCGAGCGTATCGGCCAGCTCGAACCCGATCTGGCCGGGCGTTTTGATCGTGCGCTCTTCTTTGCCGAGGAAGGGCACGTTGACCCCCGGATCGCTCTGAAGGGGCTGGAAGCCCGTCTGGTGGAACTGGGCGGCCATTTCAGATTCGATGCGGATCCGATGGAAGAGACGTTCGACTGGGTGGTCGATTGTACAGGTATCGCAGCAAGGGAAAGTGTTGCCGGCTTGCGTGGGGTGAGGGGGGAGATGATTCTCGTTCGTTGCCCGGAAGTCACCCTTCACCGTCCGATCCGTATGCTTCATCCGCGCATACCCATCTATATCGTCCCGCGTGAAAACAAGGTCTTCATGGCGGGAGCGACGATGGTAGAGAGCGACGATACGCGCGAGATCACTGTCCGCGCCATGAGCGAATTGCTCAATGCGCTTTACACGCTTCATCCGGCTTTTGCCGAGGCTGAGATCATCGAGGCCAATACAGGCATACGACCTTCCTATGCCGATAATGTCCCAAGGGTGCACCGCGAGGGAAACAGGATTTCTCTGAATGGTATGTACCGTCATGGATTTCTGCTGTCCCCCGCCCGAGCTGCTGAAGTGGCTGCAATCGTGTTCCCCACGCCGGGTTGA
- the thiS gene encoding sulfur carrier protein ThiS, translated as MMILVNDETKIIKNHSLADVLIELGYGETKVATALDGQFVPRSARASRILSEGCRLEILAPMQGG; from the coding sequence ATGATGATTCTGGTGAACGACGAAACGAAGATCATCAAGAACCATTCGCTTGCGGATGTCCTTATCGAGCTCGGATATGGTGAGACGAAGGTTGCGACGGCTCTTGACGGGCAATTTGTTCCGCGATCCGCCCGTGCCTCACGTATTCTCAGCGAGGGATGCCGGCTGGAAATTCTCGCTCCCATGCAGGGAGGCTGA
- a CDS encoding thiazole synthase, whose protein sequence is MLAYGTELSSPLMLGTALYDSPAILAESVRAARPGAVTVSLRRESAGLQAGQAFWELVRSLKVPVLPNTAGCHTVREAVTTAQMAREVFETDWIKLEVIGQGDLLQPDVFSLVEAARILTEEGFKVFPYTTEDLVVAERLLRAGCELLMPWGAPIGSGRGLNNPFGLRALRAHFPDVPMVIDAGIGRPSHAVMAFELGYDAILINTAVAKAGDPVVMAEAFRLACDVGCLSRRADPMDERDMAVPSTPTLGKANF, encoded by the coding sequence ATGCTGGCCTACGGCACGGAACTAAGTTCGCCGCTTATGCTGGGAACGGCACTGTATGACAGCCCAGCCATTCTGGCTGAGTCCGTTCGGGCGGCGCGGCCCGGTGCAGTAACCGTATCGCTGCGACGTGAGTCTGCTGGTTTGCAGGCAGGACAGGCTTTCTGGGAACTGGTCCGCAGCCTGAAGGTGCCCGTTCTGCCCAATACAGCAGGCTGCCACACGGTGCGCGAAGCCGTGACCACGGCCCAGATGGCGCGCGAGGTTTTCGAGACGGACTGGATCAAGCTGGAGGTGATCGGCCAGGGTGATCTGCTCCAGCCGGATGTGTTCTCGCTGGTTGAGGCGGCGCGCATACTGACGGAAGAGGGTTTCAAGGTCTTTCCTTACACCACCGAGGATCTGGTCGTGGCAGAGCGCCTGTTGCGGGCGGGTTGTGAATTGTTGATGCCCTGGGGTGCACCCATCGGGTCGGGCAGGGGGCTCAACAATCCCTTCGGGCTGCGTGCGCTTCGGGCGCATTTTCCCGATGTTCCGATGGTGATCGATGCTGGCATAGGCAGGCCTTCTCACGCCGTGATGGCGTTCGAGCTTGGATATGATGCGATCCTGATCAACACGGCAGTTGCCAAAGCGGGAGATCCTGTTGTCATGGCGGAGGCCTTCCGTCTGGCCTGCGACGTCGGATGTCTGTCCCGCAGGGCCGATCCAATGGACGAGCGTGACATGGCGGTTCCCTCAACACCAACTCTTGGCAAGGCGAATTTCTGA
- the thiE gene encoding thiamine phosphate synthase, with translation MTSRLPSPIYPVVDHPRWVERLGAAGARFIQLRLKNLDPEILRAQVIEAQEAATRHNVRLVLNDYWQLAIELGIDYIHIGQEDLDTADLDQIRAARIAFGISTHSHEELQRALSVSPDYVALGPIWETKLKKMIWGPQGVERLREWRKIIGPDMPLVAIGGITRERAPSCIAAGADSVAAVSDFIASPDPEGQVKHWLEACQI, from the coding sequence ATGACGTCACGACTTCCATCCCCGATTTACCCGGTCGTGGATCATCCGCGCTGGGTCGAAAGGCTGGGCGCAGCTGGTGCACGTTTCATTCAGCTTCGTCTCAAGAATCTGGATCCCGAGATCCTGCGAGCGCAGGTGATCGAGGCCCAGGAGGCGGCAACACGCCACAATGTCCGGCTTGTTCTGAACGATTACTGGCAACTCGCGATCGAACTTGGCATCGATTATATCCACATTGGGCAGGAAGATCTCGACACGGCCGATCTAGATCAGATCAGGGCTGCACGTATTGCCTTTGGCATCTCGACTCATTCGCATGAGGAACTGCAGCGGGCGCTTTCGGTCTCACCCGATTATGTAGCGCTCGGCCCCATCTGGGAGACGAAACTCAAGAAGATGATATGGGGCCCGCAGGGGGTGGAGAGGTTGCGTGAATGGCGCAAGATCATCGGCCCTGACATGCCGTTGGTTGCGATTGGTGGCATCACGCGCGAACGCGCTCCATCCTGCATCGCTGCCGGCGCAGATAGTGTTGCCGCAGTGTCGGACTTCATTGCCTCACCCGATCCTGAGGGACAGGTGAAGCATTGGCTTGAAGCCTGCCAGATCTGA
- a CDS encoding cation:proton antiporter, producing MMVTGLAAVILALALLMVLISAVQPLARRWEVSETVLLALAGIGIGAAADLLLRSSLTEIFDGAAETLLYFPVNSEAFLLIFLPILVFQGALAIDVRRLAHETATVLLLAVVAVLVSTLTIGMALYPFAGQTMVVCLLLGSIVATTDPSAVAGIFREIGAASRLTRLVEGEALLNDAAAIAIFSILLASVTSHRHIELGETVIDFFASFGGAMIVGVAVGRLTLLMIAGLGGSAAAEITLTLALPYIVYILCDEFLGFSGVVATAASGLTMSVYGPSTFRPQVWRFLNELWVQLVFWAGSLVFVLASMLVPRLLIGMTRWDCVLILIATVAGLLARGAVVFGLLPILAAFKLSPPVPAPFKTTMVWGGLRGAITLALALAVTENQRVSTSTAHFIGIIATGFVLITLLVNGTTLRYLVMFLKLDQLPAIDQAMRHQVLSSGLAQVAERTHSLADELGFGAGTQKTIIGQIERRAQEESEANTFDTALGDRQRVTLALITIANRERSLLLDLFRIRGLSRRVMETLLRSSEAMVDGARLEGRYGYVRALRRRLRPTMRFRMAQMLHRRFHIDQPLMHCMSERFEMLVIAHLVSLSLMRFMHQRLEPTLGNRIGEIVSEVLGRQRRMLDDALEMMRLHYQGYSEALESRILHQIALRLEEEEYDELLSDNLVSEELHRELLKDVEKRQERLEKPLRFNLKSGIEQRLRSFPAFRGVPDGVLHDLAMNISLRFASPGEVLLKRNGKIRMVYAVVAGLAEVHIAEQDVQFGAGDLIGAAPLINETFSRGTVRTLQFCHLLAIPASLFRRLVEDYPIVRRTIDERAEARLADGHRLSLVLGGDKEPFIPARELIKAERDTSKSS from the coding sequence ATGATGGTGACGGGACTGGCTGCCGTTATTCTGGCGCTGGCGCTTTTGATGGTTCTCATCAGCGCTGTGCAGCCTCTAGCCCGACGCTGGGAAGTGTCGGAGACGGTCCTGCTTGCCTTGGCGGGTATTGGTATAGGTGCCGCGGCAGATCTGTTGTTGCGCTCATCCTTGACCGAAATCTTCGATGGTGCGGCGGAGACGCTGCTCTATTTCCCGGTCAATAGTGAGGCGTTCCTTCTTATCTTTCTGCCGATCCTCGTGTTTCAGGGGGCGCTTGCGATCGACGTGCGACGTCTGGCGCATGAGACAGCGACCGTCCTGCTTCTGGCCGTCGTGGCAGTTCTGGTTTCGACCCTGACCATCGGCATGGCGCTTTATCCCTTTGCTGGCCAGACAATGGTGGTGTGTCTGTTGCTAGGGTCGATCGTCGCGACGACCGACCCATCGGCTGTCGCCGGTATTTTCCGCGAGATCGGAGCGGCTTCGCGCCTCACCAGACTGGTTGAGGGCGAGGCCCTGCTCAATGATGCCGCGGCGATCGCCATTTTCTCGATCCTGCTTGCCTCGGTGACGTCGCACCGACATATCGAGCTTGGCGAGACGGTTATCGATTTCTTTGCGTCGTTCGGCGGCGCCATGATTGTCGGTGTCGCTGTTGGCCGCCTGACCCTGCTGATGATTGCGGGTCTCGGTGGATCGGCGGCGGCCGAGATCACGCTGACACTGGCGTTGCCTTATATCGTCTATATCCTCTGCGATGAGTTCCTTGGCTTTTCTGGCGTTGTGGCCACTGCAGCCTCCGGCCTGACAATGTCGGTTTACGGGCCTTCGACTTTCAGACCTCAGGTCTGGCGCTTCCTGAATGAATTATGGGTCCAGCTTGTGTTCTGGGCGGGCTCTCTGGTGTTCGTTCTGGCCTCAATGCTGGTGCCGCGCCTGCTGATCGGCATGACGCGATGGGATTGTGTACTGATCCTTATCGCGACGGTTGCCGGGTTGCTGGCGCGTGGGGCCGTGGTGTTCGGCCTGCTGCCCATCCTTGCAGCCTTCAAGCTTTCGCCTCCTGTGCCTGCTCCCTTCAAGACCACGATGGTCTGGGGCGGGTTGCGTGGTGCCATCACGCTGGCCCTTGCGCTGGCGGTGACTGAAAACCAGCGTGTATCTACCTCGACAGCTCATTTCATTGGCATCATTGCGACAGGGTTCGTGCTGATCACCCTTCTGGTGAACGGCACGACGCTGCGCTACCTCGTGATGTTCCTTAAGCTTGATCAGTTGCCTGCAATCGATCAGGCGATGCGCCATCAGGTGCTCAGTAGCGGCCTGGCACAGGTTGCCGAACGCACGCACAGCCTTGCTGACGAACTGGGTTTTGGGGCAGGGACCCAGAAAACCATTATTGGTCAGATCGAACGACGCGCCCAGGAAGAGAGCGAGGCCAATACCTTCGATACCGCTCTCGGTGATCGTCAGCGCGTGACGCTGGCACTGATCACCATCGCCAATCGCGAGCGTTCGCTTCTGCTTGACCTGTTCCGTATACGGGGCCTTTCGAGGCGGGTCATGGAGACGCTTCTGCGTTCTTCCGAGGCAATGGTCGATGGAGCCCGCCTGGAAGGCCGGTATGGTTATGTGAGAGCCCTGCGACGGCGGTTGCGCCCTACCATGCGATTTCGTATGGCGCAGATGTTGCACCGGCGCTTTCACATTGATCAGCCGCTTATGCACTGCATGTCAGAGCGCTTCGAGATGCTGGTTATCGCGCATCTTGTCTCGCTGTCACTCATGCGCTTCATGCATCAGCGCCTTGAACCGACACTTGGTAACCGCATTGGCGAAATCGTTTCCGAGGTTCTCGGACGTCAGCGCCGTATGCTCGACGATGCGCTGGAAATGATGCGCCTGCATTATCAGGGTTATTCAGAGGCGCTGGAAAGCCGCATTCTTCATCAGATCGCCTTGCGCCTCGAGGAAGAGGAGTATGACGAGCTCCTTTCTGACAACCTCGTCAGCGAGGAGTTGCACCGTGAACTACTCAAGGACGTCGAAAAGCGCCAGGAGCGCCTCGAGAAGCCACTGCGTTTTAATCTCAAGAGCGGTATCGAGCAGAGATTGCGGTCGTTTCCGGCGTTTCGAGGCGTACCGGACGGCGTTCTTCATGATCTTGCGATGAATATCTCGCTGCGTTTCGCTTCGCCTGGTGAGGTCCTGCTCAAGCGCAACGGCAAGATCAGAATGGTCTATGCTGTCGTAGCGGGACTGGCGGAAGTTCATATTGCCGAACAGGATGTGCAGTTTGGGGCAGGGGACCTGATTGGGGCTGCGCCATTGATCAACGAGACGTTCTCGAGGGGTACGGTGCGTACTCTGCAGTTCTGTCATCTGCTCGCCATACCGGCATCGTTGTTCCGTCGTCTGGTCGAGGATTATCCGATCGTGCGTCGGACAATTGACGAGCGTGCAGAAGCGCGGCTTGCAGACGGACATCGCCTGTCGCTCGTGCTCGGTGGGGACAAGGAACCGTTCATCCCGGCGAGAGAACTTATCAAGGCGGAGAGGGATACCTCCAAGAGCTCCTGA
- a CDS encoding SpoVR family protein encodes MLYTGTDWTFSTLRDCYGEIDRIASEELRLDTYPNRIEIITSEQMLDVYTSHGMPISYPHWSAGKRFVSHENAYKRGLMGLAYEVVINSSPCISYLMEENTATMQALVIAHAAFGHNHFFKNNRLFREWTDSTQILDYLEFARGYVARCEEKYGIKAVERILDAAHALQGQGVDRHTGSKRLDLRQEQERARERRAYEDEQFNDLWRTLPEIQGQNTGSGATDDQMASLGLPEENILYFLEKHAPRLANWEREIIRIVRLIAQYFYPQPQAKLMNEGCATWVHNFIMHRLHDKKLIDDAAILEVIHSTSNVITQRGFDEGGGPNFNPYALGFAMMSDIARVCTDPTEEDRRWFPDHAGNKDPVGTLHHAWAEYRDESFVQQFLSPKVIRDFRLFRLEDDLSQPYLLVDAIHDDGGYRDIRRSVAASYDPGLLAEEIEIVGADLTGDRILRLEHRTRPGKLLQPTDARLTLEHLGQLWGYGVILKEVDSQTGAELGSYALA; translated from the coding sequence ATGCTCTATACCGGCACCGACTGGACATTTTCGACGCTCAGGGATTGCTACGGCGAAATCGACCGTATTGCGAGCGAGGAATTACGGCTCGACACGTATCCCAATCGTATCGAGATCATCACCTCAGAGCAGATGCTTGATGTCTATACCTCGCACGGTATGCCGATCAGCTACCCGCACTGGTCGGCGGGTAAACGCTTCGTATCGCATGAGAACGCCTACAAGCGCGGCCTTATGGGTCTCGCCTACGAGGTCGTCATCAATTCGAGCCCATGCATCAGCTATCTGATGGAAGAAAATACGGCTACCATGCAGGCGCTCGTTATCGCCCATGCGGCATTCGGGCATAACCATTTCTTCAAAAACAACCGGCTTTTCCGCGAGTGGACCGACTCAACCCAGATCCTGGACTATCTCGAGTTCGCACGTGGCTATGTAGCGCGCTGTGAGGAGAAATACGGCATCAAGGCTGTCGAACGCATTCTGGATGCGGCCCATGCCCTGCAGGGGCAAGGGGTTGACCGTCATACAGGCAGCAAGCGCCTTGATTTGCGACAGGAGCAGGAACGCGCGCGTGAAAGGCGCGCCTATGAGGATGAGCAGTTCAACGATCTGTGGCGCACGCTGCCAGAGATACAGGGTCAGAACACGGGGAGCGGTGCCACAGACGATCAGATGGCAAGCCTTGGTCTGCCGGAAGAAAACATCCTCTATTTTCTCGAAAAACACGCGCCGCGACTGGCAAACTGGGAGCGCGAGATTATCCGCATTGTGCGCCTGATCGCCCAATATTTCTATCCGCAACCTCAGGCGAAGCTTATGAATGAGGGGTGCGCAACCTGGGTGCACAATTTCATCATGCATCGCCTGCATGACAAGAAACTGATCGATGACGCGGCTATATTGGAGGTCATCCATTCAACAAGCAATGTGATCACCCAGCGTGGCTTCGATGAGGGGGGAGGGCCGAACTTCAACCCTTACGCCCTTGGCTTTGCCATGATGAGCGATATCGCACGCGTCTGTACTGACCCGACGGAGGAGGATCGACGCTGGTTTCCCGATCATGCAGGAAACAAGGACCCTGTGGGCACGCTTCATCACGCCTGGGCAGAATATCGGGACGAAAGCTTTGTGCAGCAATTCCTCTCACCCAAGGTTATCCGTGACTTCCGCTTGTTCAGACTGGAGGATGATCTGAGCCAGCCTTATCTGCTGGTCGACGCAATTCATGATGACGGCGGATATCGAGACATACGTCGCTCCGTGGCCGCATCCTACGATCCCGGTCTGCTTGCTGAGGAGATCGAGATCGTAGGGGCCGATCTCACCGGAGATCGTATCCTGCGGCTTGAGCACCGCACGCGACCGGGGAAGCTGTTGCAACCTACGGATGCAAGGCTGACGCTGGAACATCTGGGCCAGCTCTGGGGCTATGGCGTGATCCTCAAGGAAGTTGATAGCCAGACCGGCGCTGAGCTGGGCAGCTATGCCTTGGCATGA